A window of Microbacterium lushaniae genomic DNA:
GAGCCGGCCACCAGGATGAGCGCGCCCAGGGTGATGAGGTAGGCGTCGACCACCCACTGCTGGGTGGTGAGGCCGCCGCCGAGCTCCTCCTGGATCGCGGGGAGTGCGACGGTGACGACCGTGCCGTCCAGGAACGACACGAACGAACCGAGGATCGCGATCCACAGGACCAGCCGCTGGTCGCGCGTCATGGGCTCCGCCATGGGCACCACCCTAGGCCTCGGCATCCTCCCGCGGGCGGTGCTGCCGACGGCGGTGGGGGAGCGTCCGGGTGCGATGTGCAGGACGCGTGCGACGCGCCCGCCGGGCGCCGCGACCTCGGGGACGCCGAGTACGTGCGCGGTGAGACGCACGCCCTCCGCGACGGCCTGTGGGTGGCGACCGGTTGGCTCAACATCGCCCCCGACGGGTACTCCGAAGACATCCTCGACACAGTCGGCGGGTGAGGCGCCCCCGAGGCGCTAGACTGGTTGGCGGAATCCCCTCCTCCGCCGACGCAGTTCGCTGAGCGAACGCCTCCGACCGGCTGAGGGGCCGCCCCGCGGGAGTCACGGTTCACGCCGCCCCCCGGGATCGCACACCGACCGGATCTGTCGTCGTCGACGCCGAACCGGATGACACGCTCAGGAGGAGCATGCCGACCACGGCGACCGCCGCTTCCAGCTCCACGCAGAAGCGCAGGAAATCCTCGTCCGCACGCCGCGACGACGAGGCCCCACTCATCCCCATCCTCGCCCGCAAGGTGCGCGAGGTGGAGGCCAAGGCCCAGCGCGGCAAGCTCGGCCCCACCAACCGCGTCAAGTTCCAGGTGATCGCCTTCCTCGTCCGCGAGGAGCGGGCGCGTGTGAAGGCCGATTCCGAGATCGGCGACGCCACCCGGTCCGAGCTGCTCAAGCGGCTCGACGGGGTCGCGACGATCCTCGCCAAGACCGCCGCGCGGGACACGTCGCTCATCCAGCTGCTGGACGCCGACCAGGTCGCCTCGCCGGTGGCCCGCCGGATGCGTCGCGACTGGCTCCTGGAGTCGGGAGCCGAGCTGCCCCCGGACGAGCTGATCATCACCGACGTCGCTCCCGCCGCGCAGCAGGTCGTTCCGGCCGCCCTGGCCGAACGACAGGTCGTGCCCCCCGCCGTTGAGGCGCGGATGATGGCGAACCCGTTCCTCGCCCCCGACCTCACCGCTCGCTCTCCGCAGCCCGCACCGCGTCGCCGGCTCGATGGCTGGGAGCTCATGGGCCCGCTGTACAAGGCGTTCGAGACCGGCGCGGGCGGGTCTGCTGCGTCCATGGACCTGCCCGACGTGCCCGAGTTCGACCGGCTCTCGCCCAAGGGGCTGGACGTCATGCCGCACCAGTCACGGTTCCTGGAAGCCGTGCGCGCGGGGCACCGGACCTTCCTCCTCGCCGACGAGCCGGGCCTGGGAAAGACCGCAGAGTCGGTGCTGGCCGCATCCGTCGCCGGCGCGTACCCCCTGCTCGCCGTCGTCCCCAACGTCGTGAAGATGAACTGGGCGCGCGAAGTGCACCGGTGGACTCCGCAGCGGCGCGCAACCGTCATCTCCGGGGACGGCGAGGACATGGACGCCTTCGCCGACGTGTTCATCGTCAACTACGAGATCCTCGACCGTCACCTGTCCTGGCTGAGCTCGATCGGCCTGAAGGGCATGGTCGTCGACGAGGCGCACTTCATCAAGAACCTCTCCTCGCAGCGCTCGCAGAACGTGCTCGCGCTGGCCGGCCGCATCCGCGAAGAGGTCCGCGACCCGCTGCTGCTGGCGCTGACGGGCACACCGCTGATCAACGACGTCGAGGACTTCGACGCGATCTGGCGGTTCCTC
This region includes:
- a CDS encoding DEAD/DEAH box helicase, translated to MPTTATAASSSTQKRRKSSSARRDDEAPLIPILARKVREVEAKAQRGKLGPTNRVKFQVIAFLVREERARVKADSEIGDATRSELLKRLDGVATILAKTAARDTSLIQLLDADQVASPVARRMRRDWLLESGAELPPDELIITDVAPAAQQVVPAALAERQVVPPAVEARMMANPFLAPDLTARSPQPAPRRRLDGWELMGPLYKAFETGAGGSAASMDLPDVPEFDRLSPKGLDVMPHQSRFLEAVRAGHRTFLLADEPGLGKTAESVLAASVAGAYPLLAVVPNVVKMNWAREVHRWTPQRRATVISGDGEDMDAFADVFIVNYEILDRHLSWLSSIGLKGMVVDEAHFIKNLSSQRSQNVLALAGRIREEVRDPLLLALTGTPLINDVEDFDAIWRFLGWTNGEKPGPELMEKLDATGLTPADKAFYPQARSAVIDMGIVRRKKKDVAADLPDKLIADLPVELDDEEGRSIRRAERELADRLAAKYRRILEARGNRGLAAGEIDHDIVRLVAQNELDESKAAGSGAENVFTMVRRIGKAKAQLAADYAVQLQRSVGKVVFFAKHIDVMDAAEAHFAASGVRTVSLRGDQSTPARQEAIDAFNNDPGVGIAVCSLTAAGVGVNMQAASNVVLAELSWTAAEQTQAIDRVHRIGQGEPVTAWRIIAAHTIDTKIAELIDSKQGLALRALDGVAMDAASSDSVQLSALTHLLRQALGGD